One Vibrio campbellii CAIM 519 = NBRC 15631 = ATCC 25920 genomic window carries:
- a CDS encoding ABC transporter ATP-binding protein has translation MTPKNAVSSSSTIPLNAKSRLYRVALGWTFVALFEAVAYTFLAISIVERAAPLNVIIAAALAVLVTVLVTRSGFLSGARLAGDLYTAVGRALSKAKLAWFNEQHRTQLNQLAERGIPGFMAIPAHKLQTFLHAPLLPVFLVFGIGVVGGIQIALLSGALLAVALSAQFMAQRHLSRSDKDRNSADVQATKSTLELIDHFDLLRSTAGPKRAIERIDQSWRAQERVYAGINQSASVATFISTLATILPLAGLATYLVWIQIDQPLLILALLILITRAAAPLGELALAGFAINDVKASMNNYGQLTNVPTLPEAAGDNVAVPSNHKFELDHVSHQGLFENVSLEINQGETVVINGISGSGKSTLLGLFLRFDDPNKGSISLGGVDLKDIPYESFIQHIAYVAQDPIIYTGTLADNIRLGNPKANDEEVEQFARYAELNELIDSSEEGIHQSVGQKGSGLSGGERQRVAIARALIKKAPILVLDEATSALDEATETRIAEHIHHLNATAIIVTHRDLKIWRPTVELTINNQKVNVQKHTAETDRKKMKLEHESDALAMSV, from the coding sequence ATGACACCTAAAAATGCCGTTTCTTCCAGCTCAACTATCCCATTAAACGCTAAATCTCGCTTGTATCGAGTCGCACTGGGTTGGACTTTTGTGGCTCTATTCGAGGCCGTCGCTTATACCTTTCTTGCGATATCCATAGTAGAACGAGCAGCACCACTTAACGTGATCATAGCCGCTGCACTTGCCGTGCTTGTCACCGTGCTGGTCACACGTTCTGGATTTCTTTCTGGAGCTAGATTAGCAGGCGACCTTTACACTGCTGTGGGACGCGCTCTCAGCAAGGCTAAACTTGCATGGTTTAACGAGCAACATCGCACGCAGCTCAACCAACTGGCTGAGCGAGGTATCCCTGGGTTTATGGCAATCCCTGCCCATAAGTTACAGACATTCTTACATGCTCCACTACTGCCGGTTTTCTTGGTTTTTGGCATTGGTGTCGTAGGAGGCATCCAAATTGCACTGTTGAGTGGTGCTCTGCTAGCCGTTGCTTTATCAGCTCAATTTATGGCACAACGCCACCTTAGTCGCTCAGATAAAGACAGAAACAGTGCAGATGTGCAAGCGACAAAGTCAACACTGGAACTTATCGACCATTTTGATTTACTCCGCTCGACAGCAGGACCAAAACGCGCAATAGAACGTATTGATCAAAGCTGGCGTGCGCAAGAAAGGGTGTACGCTGGGATAAATCAAAGCGCATCAGTTGCAACTTTCATCTCCACATTGGCCACCATTTTGCCACTCGCTGGCCTTGCCACTTATCTGGTTTGGATACAAATAGATCAACCCTTGCTCATCTTAGCGCTATTAATTTTGATTACCCGAGCGGCGGCACCGCTTGGTGAGCTAGCGCTGGCAGGCTTTGCTATTAATGATGTCAAAGCCTCAATGAATAACTACGGCCAACTAACCAATGTCCCTACCCTTCCAGAAGCGGCTGGTGACAATGTGGCCGTTCCAAGCAACCATAAATTCGAGCTCGATCATGTTAGCCATCAAGGCTTATTTGAAAATGTCAGTTTGGAAATCAATCAAGGCGAAACGGTGGTCATTAATGGCATCAGTGGCAGTGGCAAAAGCACATTACTCGGTCTTTTTCTGAGGTTTGATGACCCGAATAAAGGTTCTATATCCCTTGGTGGTGTCGACCTTAAGGACATCCCATACGAATCTTTCATCCAGCATATTGCTTACGTCGCGCAAGATCCGATTATTTATACCGGAACGCTGGCAGACAATATTCGCTTAGGTAATCCAAAAGCAAATGACGAAGAAGTTGAGCAGTTTGCTAGATACGCAGAACTCAATGAGCTTATTGACTCTTCAGAAGAAGGTATTCATCAATCAGTCGGTCAAAAAGGCTCTGGGCTATCTGGTGGTGAAAGACAGCGAGTGGCGATTGCACGAGCTCTGATCAAAAAAGCCCCTATTCTCGTGCTCGACGAAGCGACGTCGGCATTGGATGAAGCCACTGAGACTAGAATTGCTGAACATATCCATCATTTGAACGCAACAGCGATTATTGTGACACACCGAGACCTAAAAATTTGGCGTCCAACAGTCGAGCTCACTATCAATAACCAAAAGGTAAATGTGCAGAAACATACGGCTGAAACTGATCGTAAAAAAATGAAGTTGGAGCATGAATCTGATGCGCTAGCGATGAG
- a CDS encoding ATP-binding cassette domain-containing protein, translated as MINKIIQHYITPTLLPALRPSVAKLSLGVLCEVSAAVAKLGALLCLIQLIDDLSTQWVYAAIGFWVISAIISSLGSWLVHDAESLFSNRLRRQVAQHLVRLPSKTISRYGDNQLRRLVSEDINTLHHMVAHLPAELVAFIIVPASSIAIMLSLCGPIALFTLVPGLIASLYYLVFLPRFAAKHGAERMTIMGDIVTAVNDYTRGIRVNRIYGTQTGALTNYYDATRRFTQGIVKWVGSVALPAAIAIALLQAVATFAIAYTIAYQLSPAAMASVFFFGLAVVTPVLKLGHGLDYVTAGKHAAKNISDFLQQAPIASGKLNCKSQPQKLQASNLVVVNDKKTVIDNLTHDFVPGSFTAIMGPSGAGKSTLLRILAGQETPAHGSVSLGREELFELSEVARYLAIRYVPQDTGVLKTTIRENLLLSAPDANDDELRLALSLARLELDLNTDASLLSGGQQQRIALAGVFLSNANVVLLDEPTSALDDDTAIDIIRSLTALTKQHNKTLVMVTHDSKLAQLADFTLTLSGQRQDDEV; from the coding sequence ATGATAAATAAGATCATTCAGCACTACATCACACCAACCTTACTACCCGCTTTGCGGCCTTCAGTGGCTAAGCTTTCTCTTGGCGTTCTCTGTGAGGTATCTGCCGCGGTGGCAAAACTAGGTGCTTTATTGTGCTTAATCCAACTCATCGATGATCTTTCAACTCAGTGGGTTTACGCCGCGATAGGGTTTTGGGTAATCAGTGCCATTATCTCTTCTTTAGGATCTTGGTTAGTGCACGATGCCGAATCCCTGTTTTCCAATCGTCTACGCCGTCAGGTAGCGCAACACTTGGTTCGCTTACCAAGTAAAACTATATCAAGATACGGCGATAATCAGTTGCGTCGCTTGGTATCAGAGGACATCAATACACTGCATCATATGGTGGCCCATTTGCCAGCAGAGTTAGTGGCATTCATTATCGTACCAGCCTCGTCCATAGCCATTATGTTGAGTCTCTGCGGGCCAATCGCGTTGTTTACTCTCGTACCCGGTTTGATTGCGTCACTGTATTACTTGGTGTTTTTGCCCCGATTTGCCGCCAAACATGGCGCTGAGCGAATGACCATAATGGGGGATATTGTAACCGCAGTGAATGACTATACGAGGGGGATCAGAGTTAACCGTATCTACGGTACTCAAACGGGCGCACTCACCAATTATTATGACGCTACCAGACGCTTTACTCAGGGCATTGTAAAGTGGGTAGGAAGTGTTGCCCTTCCCGCCGCCATTGCAATTGCTTTGTTGCAAGCTGTCGCCACTTTCGCGATTGCGTACACCATTGCCTACCAGTTAAGCCCTGCCGCTATGGCATCCGTGTTCTTTTTTGGATTGGCTGTCGTCACGCCAGTACTAAAGCTTGGACACGGACTGGACTACGTTACAGCAGGCAAACATGCCGCTAAAAACATCAGTGACTTCCTGCAACAAGCCCCTATTGCCAGCGGCAAGCTCAATTGCAAATCTCAGCCTCAAAAATTACAAGCTTCAAACCTAGTAGTCGTCAACGACAAAAAAACGGTCATCGATAATCTTACCCATGATTTTGTACCAGGCTCCTTTACCGCAATTATGGGACCAAGTGGAGCAGGAAAAAGTACCTTACTGCGTATTTTGGCAGGGCAAGAAACACCCGCGCATGGCAGTGTATCGTTAGGGCGTGAGGAACTATTCGAGCTTTCCGAAGTTGCGCGCTATTTGGCAATACGTTATGTCCCTCAGGACACCGGAGTGCTTAAAACTACCATTAGGGAAAACTTGCTGTTGAGCGCACCAGACGCCAATGATGATGAGTTACGTCTCGCACTCTCACTCGCTCGGCTAGAACTTGATCTTAATACTGACGCCAGCTTGCTATCTGGCGGCCAGCAGCAACGTATCGCATTAGCGGGCGTTTTTCTGAGTAATGCCAATGTAGTTCTGCTCGACGAGCCCACCAGCGCTCTCGATGACGATACCGCAATCGACATCATCAGAAGCCTAACCGCGCTCACTAAACAACACAATAAGACGCTGGTCATGGTGACCCATGATTCAAAGCTCGCACAATTGGCTGATTTCACCCTCACATTAAGTGGACAACGACAGGATGACGAAGTATGA
- a CDS encoding histidine decarboxylase — translation MKLSDEDLSRLNEFWLYCSENQYFNVGYPESADFDYSELEKFMKFSINNCGDWREESNYKLNSFDFEKDVMRYFSQLFNIPHQESWGYISNGGTEGNLFSCYLARELFPMAYLYYSEETHYSVDKIARLLNIPSRKIPALSNGEIDYQLLVTQIERDQQGNPIIFANIGSTMRGAIDDIGRIQNDLATLGLDRKDYYIHADAALSGMILPFVDQPPPYSFQDGIDSITVSGHKMIGSPIPCGIVLAKQHMVDQISVEVDYISSRDQTISGSRNGHSALFMWAAIKSHSLSDWQSKVKLCLDMADYTVQRLQKAGIEAWRNKNSNTVVFPCPSEPIWRKHSLATSGDVAHIITMPHLNSTAQLDALIDDVIFDLSPEYGLGYVIGQN, via the coding sequence ATGAAACTATCCGATGAGGATCTAAGCAGACTTAACGAGTTCTGGCTTTACTGCAGCGAAAACCAATATTTTAACGTCGGGTATCCTGAATCTGCTGATTTTGATTATTCCGAACTGGAAAAGTTTATGAAGTTTTCCATCAATAACTGTGGAGATTGGAGAGAAGAAAGCAATTACAAGCTCAACTCCTTCGACTTTGAGAAAGATGTCATGCGTTACTTCTCCCAGTTGTTCAACATCCCCCATCAGGAAAGTTGGGGCTATATTTCTAACGGTGGTACAGAGGGCAACCTGTTTTCCTGTTATTTAGCACGTGAGCTCTTTCCAATGGCCTATCTCTATTACTCTGAAGAGACTCACTACTCGGTCGATAAAATCGCTAGATTACTCAACATACCCTCGCGCAAGATCCCTGCTCTATCAAATGGTGAAATAGATTATCAACTGCTCGTAACTCAAATTGAGCGAGACCAACAAGGCAATCCCATTATCTTTGCCAACATTGGCTCAACTATGCGAGGTGCCATTGATGACATTGGAAGAATACAGAATGATCTCGCTACTCTAGGGCTCGACAGGAAAGATTATTACATTCATGCCGATGCCGCATTAAGTGGGATGATCTTACCATTTGTGGATCAGCCACCACCCTACTCGTTTCAAGATGGCATCGACTCCATCACGGTATCCGGACACAAAATGATCGGGTCACCGATTCCATGTGGGATTGTGCTAGCCAAACAGCATATGGTTGACCAAATTTCCGTGGAAGTGGACTACATCTCGTCACGTGATCAAACCATCAGTGGTTCCAGAAATGGCCATAGCGCACTGTTCATGTGGGCTGCAATTAAGAGCCATTCATTGTCAGATTGGCAATCCAAAGTGAAGCTTTGTTTGGATATGGCGGACTATACCGTTCAACGCCTACAAAAAGCGGGCATTGAAGCATGGAGAAATAAGAATTCGAATACCGTCGTTTTCCCGTGTCCGTCTGAGCCGATTTGGCGAAAGCATTCTTTGGCCACCTCTGGGGATGTTGCACATATTATTACCATGCCACACCTCAACAGCACAGCGCAATTAGACGCATTAATCGATGATGTCATTTTCGACTTATCGCCCGAATATGGGCTTGGGTATGTCATCGGACAAAACTAA
- a CDS encoding condensation domain-containing protein, translating into MSDLTPMQAACWFGRNENAKLGGVASHLYTEFDGKNINLEKLHAALIKLYKRHEMLRLKVDSSGTCSIIDEPNRNILEVDDFSQLSADKLTNSLNEKRSQWAHQKLDLTQGQAAKFSVSLLPDDGFRFHIDTDMIAIDPDSCRILIEDLATFYEGGVFDTDDKPSFFVWHDLAKEEPELKLQRKVDRAWWKAHLESIAPAPSLPFPEGNPSQITSEHYSAWLDSEQRSTLFSLAKQYKITPANLMLGLFATTLGTATGDEAFRINVPVFWRPPITQGTERVVGDFVNFVVLSVDMTQTDTLIDFCHSVAEKMGPLLGHSFYDGVNVMRDLSLHHGSAQLAPVVFTSALDLPSGDLFSRRVHKHFGKMNWTISQGSQVALDSQVVSIDGGVMINWDVRQEALPKEWTSAMFDHFVALTKSVISNPKLLTASMGSLHSKLVCQSDLTAELSSMQRAYLLGRTTQMPLGGVAMQELLEYRGTLSPVVIRRRLSEMVIRYPSLRKYIDSKSLELKVSLCPQVNLTLHDLSCTEKDRVESELARFRHDYSHAMFDLERPLWDITMFALPDGITHVFARFDALILDARSIAALLVELFEGEAPYLPHIEPESSTEDPKITRHRDESYWLKKLKSVDKPMQFPWHKSLESIPCSRYQRQSLEIDKETVKKLVRVGGKQGLYKNTMMMSAALEAISSHVSDGKLCVAVPVLPMVSATYSSESSFIAVQWQATQNDYLQRAKSLQADTLEGLEHLAFSGVDLARTLFERCGPGPTLPIVITNGLSWPTLSKNAPMQLQRGLTQTPQVAMDVRFVAMAGGSIMFSVDYASEAVADEQVKMILDHIDMTFCHMAETSLFETAPEQTLKPLESRVIELFDRPLSDLAAEDSTEQIIFDVYCQVLGKPVTDETKESLPFSQLGLRPNHLKQISTELNKVLRVELPPMQLIRCKDAAEVKALALTQGFEVVT; encoded by the coding sequence ATGAGTGATTTAACACCAATGCAGGCTGCATGTTGGTTTGGAAGAAATGAGAACGCTAAACTTGGTGGCGTTGCGTCCCACCTTTATACCGAATTCGATGGCAAGAATATTAACCTTGAAAAACTTCACGCTGCTTTAATAAAATTATATAAACGGCATGAAATGTTGCGATTGAAGGTTGATAGCTCAGGCACCTGTTCTATTATCGATGAGCCCAATAGAAACATTTTAGAGGTAGATGACTTCAGTCAATTATCGGCTGATAAATTAACTAATTCCTTGAATGAAAAAAGAAGCCAATGGGCACATCAAAAGCTTGATTTAACACAAGGACAAGCCGCAAAGTTCTCTGTGAGTTTATTACCTGATGATGGGTTTCGCTTTCATATTGATACCGATATGATTGCTATCGATCCAGACAGTTGTCGTATTTTAATCGAGGACTTAGCGACGTTTTATGAAGGCGGTGTATTTGATACGGATGATAAGCCGTCCTTTTTTGTGTGGCATGATCTCGCAAAAGAAGAGCCAGAACTCAAGCTACAGCGAAAAGTCGACCGAGCGTGGTGGAAAGCTCATTTAGAAAGTATTGCGCCAGCACCCTCCTTGCCATTCCCTGAAGGCAACCCAAGTCAAATTACAAGTGAGCACTATTCCGCTTGGCTTGATTCTGAGCAGCGGTCCACTCTGTTCTCTCTCGCAAAGCAATACAAAATCACGCCCGCTAATCTGATGCTAGGTTTGTTCGCAACAACCTTAGGCACGGCGACAGGCGATGAAGCTTTTAGGATTAACGTTCCAGTATTTTGGCGGCCACCAATAACGCAGGGTACAGAAAGGGTTGTCGGCGATTTTGTCAACTTTGTTGTGCTCAGCGTGGATATGACGCAGACCGACACGCTGATCGATTTTTGCCACTCTGTCGCCGAAAAAATGGGGCCGTTACTTGGTCATAGCTTCTATGACGGTGTGAATGTGATGCGAGATCTTTCGTTGCATCATGGTAGTGCCCAGTTAGCGCCGGTTGTTTTTACTTCTGCTCTTGATTTACCGAGTGGTGATCTTTTCTCCCGCCGCGTCCATAAACATTTTGGCAAGATGAATTGGACTATCTCTCAAGGCTCTCAGGTTGCACTGGATTCACAAGTGGTGAGCATTGATGGTGGTGTCATGATTAATTGGGATGTACGACAAGAAGCCCTACCAAAGGAATGGACATCTGCGATGTTTGATCACTTTGTGGCTCTCACCAAAAGCGTCATTTCTAACCCTAAATTATTGACCGCCTCGATGGGCAGTTTGCACTCAAAGCTCGTATGCCAGTCTGACTTAACTGCGGAGCTGAGCTCGATGCAGCGCGCATATTTACTAGGTCGAACAACGCAGATGCCATTAGGCGGAGTTGCGATGCAGGAGCTCCTTGAATATCGAGGTACGCTTTCTCCAGTTGTTATCCGTCGCAGGCTATCAGAAATGGTCATCCGATACCCAAGCTTGAGGAAATATATTGATAGTAAATCACTCGAGCTCAAAGTTAGCCTATGCCCACAAGTGAACCTGACTTTGCATGATTTATCTTGCACAGAAAAAGACAGGGTAGAGAGTGAGTTAGCGCGCTTCAGGCATGATTACAGCCACGCCATGTTTGATTTAGAGCGACCGCTATGGGATATCACAATGTTTGCGCTTCCGGATGGTATCACTCATGTGTTCGCGCGCTTTGATGCGTTAATCCTCGATGCTCGCTCTATTGCTGCGCTGTTGGTTGAGTTGTTTGAAGGTGAAGCGCCTTACTTACCGCATATTGAACCCGAGTCATCGACAGAAGACCCGAAAATTACTCGCCATAGAGACGAAAGCTATTGGCTGAAAAAACTAAAGTCTGTCGATAAACCGATGCAATTCCCTTGGCATAAATCACTCGAATCGATCCCTTGTTCTCGTTATCAAAGGCAGAGTCTTGAGATTGATAAAGAGACGGTGAAAAAGCTCGTTCGGGTGGGAGGCAAGCAGGGCCTTTACAAGAATACCATGATGATGTCAGCAGCTCTTGAGGCGATATCTTCGCATGTGAGTGATGGAAAGTTGTGTGTTGCGGTTCCGGTGTTGCCAATGGTGAGCGCGACATACTCAAGTGAATCCAGTTTTATTGCTGTTCAATGGCAAGCGACACAAAACGATTATCTTCAGCGAGCCAAAAGCTTGCAAGCAGACACGTTAGAAGGGCTCGAACATCTCGCCTTTTCTGGGGTTGATCTGGCTCGTACTTTATTTGAACGATGTGGACCAGGGCCGACTCTGCCGATTGTGATAACAAACGGTTTATCGTGGCCAACGCTCAGTAAGAATGCACCGATGCAACTTCAGCGTGGGCTGACACAAACTCCTCAAGTTGCAATGGATGTACGTTTTGTTGCCATGGCTGGTGGCTCGATCATGTTCAGCGTTGACTATGCCAGCGAAGCCGTGGCGGACGAACAGGTGAAAATGATATTGGATCATATCGATATGACTTTCTGCCATATGGCTGAGACTTCTCTGTTTGAAACTGCCCCTGAGCAAACTCTAAAGCCTTTGGAGTCCAGAGTGATAGAGCTCTTCGATAGACCGCTCAGCGATTTGGCTGCTGAAGACTCAACCGAACAGATTATCTTTGATGTCTATTGCCAGGTGCTTGGTAAACCAGTGACTGATGAAACCAAAGAGAGTCTGCCTTTTTCCCAGTTGGGTTTGAGGCCTAACCATCTAAAACAAATCAGTACTGAATTAAATAAAGTGCTACGGGTGGAGTTGCCACCGATGCAGCTCATTCGCTGTAAAGATGCTGCGGAGGTAAAAGCGCTCGCTTTAACTCAGGGTTTCGAGGTCGTGACCTAA
- the angU gene encoding anguibactin biosynthesis histamine N-monooxygenase AngU yields the protein MNITIKDIVGIGIGPFNLGLAALTAHQPKLDTEFIERRDGFNWHSGMLLPGATLQVPFLADLVTMADPTHPLSYLNYLKQHDRLYQFYYYETFLVPRSEYNHYCQWSAEQLENCTYSENVVGVEYSQDNECFKVQSESTDGGIKERYSRNLAIGVGTAPWLPEWASHAAHPLIQHSAKFAHMREELAKCNSVTVVGSGQSAAECVLNLYRDLTDEQIKGGARVNWVTRSAGFHPMEASKLGQECFTPAYMDYFHTLSREKRRNIVEGQGQLYKGISGYTIADVFDLLYERSIGGREPGLNLYSNCQVNDIEIIDGSDVFAVSCYQSQQEKAFTLHTNAVICATGYTHQWPAWLDALKGSVLAVDEHGDLIVESDFSAQRCDQGVGHVFVQNPEVFQHGVGGPDLGIGAHRNASIINKVLGEEVYRLPKKSAFQTYGTPEAH from the coding sequence GTGAATATAACAATAAAAGATATTGTCGGTATTGGAATAGGGCCATTTAACCTAGGGCTTGCTGCTTTAACTGCTCATCAACCTAAACTCGACACCGAGTTTATTGAGCGCCGGGATGGATTTAACTGGCACAGTGGTATGTTATTACCGGGTGCAACTTTACAGGTTCCTTTTTTGGCGGACCTGGTCACTATGGCCGATCCTACTCATCCGTTGAGCTATTTAAACTACCTCAAACAACATGATCGCTTGTACCAATTTTACTATTACGAAACGTTCCTTGTTCCGCGCAGCGAATATAACCATTACTGTCAATGGTCGGCTGAACAACTAGAAAACTGTACCTACAGTGAAAATGTTGTTGGTGTTGAATACTCTCAAGACAATGAGTGCTTTAAGGTTCAAAGCGAATCGACTGACGGTGGAATTAAAGAACGTTACAGTCGAAATCTAGCGATCGGTGTTGGTACTGCGCCTTGGCTACCGGAGTGGGCAAGCCATGCTGCTCACCCGTTGATTCAGCACTCTGCTAAATTTGCACACATGCGCGAGGAGTTGGCTAAATGTAACAGCGTCACCGTGGTAGGTTCGGGCCAAAGCGCAGCGGAGTGTGTTCTCAACTTATATCGAGATTTGACTGATGAGCAGATCAAAGGCGGCGCGAGGGTTAATTGGGTAACTCGCTCTGCTGGTTTCCATCCGATGGAAGCATCTAAGCTGGGCCAAGAGTGCTTTACTCCGGCATACATGGACTATTTTCACACGCTTTCACGTGAGAAACGTCGAAACATCGTAGAAGGACAAGGGCAACTTTATAAAGGGATAAGTGGGTATACCATCGCAGATGTCTTTGACTTACTTTATGAGCGTTCGATAGGAGGACGCGAGCCGGGACTGAATTTGTATTCTAACTGTCAGGTGAATGATATTGAGATTATCGACGGCTCTGATGTATTCGCAGTGTCGTGCTATCAATCACAACAGGAAAAAGCATTCACACTTCATACTAATGCTGTCATTTGTGCGACAGGTTACACGCATCAATGGCCAGCATGGTTGGATGCACTAAAAGGATCGGTGTTAGCCGTGGATGAGCATGGCGATTTGATTGTCGAATCGGACTTTTCTGCTCAACGTTGTGATCAGGGGGTTGGACACGTCTTTGTCCAAAATCCAGAAGTCTTCCAACATGGCGTCGGTGGCCCCGACCTGGGGATTGGTGCCCATCGAAACGCTTCAATCATCAATAAGGTGTTAGGCGAAGAAGTGTATCGTTTACCTAAGAAGTCGGCTTTCCAAACTTACGGCACTCCAGAGGCACATTGA
- a CDS encoding thioesterase II family protein → MSPLVTIATSEAHCDTHYVVCPFAGGGSRTFTSWRKLNLSNESISVMVYAGREARIDEPGIETIESLAEELVQALVASSLPIEKTVIIGHSMGAQVAYEASKLLIKLGQSPQGLVISGCQAPHIRGRRLIGDCDDQAFIENLVDMGGCDRSLLDNPQWWSIFLPALRADFAATERYLFPSAPDDQAKLSAPTLLISGDRDSEAYFAEVDDWKLWCNEVRDHLVVEGAHFYITENAQKMIDCLRAFSNELKCSQI, encoded by the coding sequence ATGAGTCCTCTAGTGACTATCGCAACTTCTGAGGCACATTGCGATACACATTATGTAGTGTGCCCTTTCGCAGGAGGTGGCAGCCGAACCTTCACGAGCTGGCGTAAGCTCAACCTCTCGAATGAATCCATTTCAGTGATGGTGTATGCAGGTAGAGAAGCGCGAATTGACGAGCCCGGCATTGAGACCATCGAATCACTGGCCGAGGAACTGGTTCAAGCCCTAGTAGCGAGTAGCCTACCAATCGAAAAGACCGTCATCATTGGCCACAGTATGGGTGCGCAAGTGGCGTATGAAGCGTCGAAGCTACTTATTAAATTAGGCCAATCGCCGCAGGGTTTGGTGATATCTGGATGCCAAGCGCCTCATATTCGGGGGCGAAGATTGATAGGCGACTGTGACGATCAAGCTTTCATTGAGAATCTGGTTGATATGGGTGGATGTGATCGCAGCCTACTCGATAACCCACAATGGTGGTCGATCTTTCTTCCTGCTTTACGAGCGGATTTCGCTGCAACGGAGAGGTATCTGTTCCCGTCAGCACCGGATGATCAGGCTAAACTATCCGCCCCAACACTTTTAATATCGGGAGATCGTGATTCTGAAGCGTACTTTGCTGAAGTAGATGATTGGAAACTCTGGTGTAATGAAGTGCGCGATCATCTTGTTGTCGAAGGGGCTCATTTCTATATCACTGAGAATGCTCAAAAGATGATCGACTGTCTAAGGGCTTTCTCGAACGAACTGAAATGTTCTCAAATCTGA